A genome region from Haloarcula ordinaria includes the following:
- a CDS encoding ABC transporter ATP-binding protein, producing the protein MTDDHGGFEHVRENVDGHPMVSLLGYAKRYWPTLTLGVLAAFLTRFARLVPPIVVAAAIDRAIRGSADAGLLTDLGLLPPGEITGEAARLALLEQLVLIAVLAYLVRSVARFASRYLLQATAQKVQRDLRNDTYDHLQRLSMDFFTDHQTGGMMSILNSDINRLEQFLNTEFRQLIRVVATVGGIAIILWTYSPKLALIALAPVPIIGLASGQFLTWIEPRYKSIRETVARLNTRLENNLGGAAVIKAFDRYGFEHGRVAEQSEAYHDEKVAALRIRRGFFATLRLLTGVVFVLVLYIGGTDIITGIPGEAEALTLGGFALFFLLLRRLYSPMRRVGKSANKYQLAKSSAERVFGLLGREPTITSPDPAHVPEMVDGDVTFEDVTFSYGDREPVLHDVSLDVPAGTTIGLAGATGAGKSTLLKLIPRFHDVDEGAVRVDGTDVRQYDLQSLRDTIAIVEQNPYLFSGTVAENIAYGDRETLEAEWSGADDGSARAQVERAAEAAAADEFIAELPSGYDTQIGERGIKLSGGQRQRLAIARALLNDPEIIVFDEATSDVDTETEELIQESLERLVEERTAFIIAHRLSTIRNADEVVVMDEGRIVEQGAHEELVASGGTYANLWQGQAEAPSADD; encoded by the coding sequence GTGACAGACGACCACGGCGGGTTCGAACACGTCCGGGAGAACGTCGACGGTCACCCGATGGTGAGCTTGCTCGGCTACGCCAAACGCTACTGGCCCACCCTCACGCTCGGCGTGCTCGCGGCGTTCCTCACGCGGTTCGCCCGACTCGTCCCGCCGATCGTCGTCGCGGCCGCTATCGACCGCGCGATTCGTGGCTCGGCCGACGCGGGACTGTTGACCGACCTGGGCTTGCTCCCGCCAGGTGAGATCACCGGCGAGGCGGCCCGCCTCGCGCTGCTCGAACAGCTCGTCCTCATCGCGGTCCTCGCGTACCTGGTCCGGTCGGTCGCCCGCTTTGCCTCCCGCTATCTGCTCCAAGCGACCGCCCAGAAGGTCCAGCGTGATCTTCGGAACGACACGTACGACCACCTCCAGCGGCTCTCGATGGATTTCTTCACCGACCACCAGACCGGCGGGATGATGTCGATCCTCAACAGCGACATCAACCGCCTCGAGCAGTTCCTCAATACGGAGTTCCGACAGCTCATCCGGGTGGTCGCGACGGTCGGCGGTATCGCCATCATCCTCTGGACGTACTCGCCCAAACTGGCGCTCATCGCGCTGGCACCGGTCCCGATCATCGGGCTGGCCAGCGGACAGTTTCTCACCTGGATCGAGCCTCGATACAAGTCAATCCGCGAGACCGTCGCCCGGCTGAACACGCGACTCGAGAACAACCTCGGCGGCGCCGCGGTGATCAAGGCGTTCGACCGCTACGGCTTCGAACACGGTCGGGTCGCCGAGCAGAGTGAGGCCTACCACGACGAGAAAGTCGCGGCGCTGCGAATCCGACGCGGGTTCTTCGCCACCCTCCGGCTGCTGACTGGCGTCGTGTTCGTCCTCGTTCTCTATATCGGTGGGACCGACATCATCACCGGTATTCCCGGCGAGGCAGAGGCGCTCACCCTCGGTGGGTTCGCACTCTTCTTCCTCCTGTTGCGGCGGCTCTACTCCCCGATGCGTCGGGTCGGGAAGTCGGCGAACAAGTACCAGCTCGCGAAGTCCAGTGCCGAGCGCGTGTTCGGGCTGCTCGGCCGCGAGCCCACTATCACCAGCCCCGACCCGGCACACGTCCCCGAGATGGTCGACGGGGACGTCACCTTCGAGGACGTCACCTTCTCGTACGGGGACCGTGAGCCTGTCCTCCACGACGTTTCGCTCGACGTCCCCGCGGGGACGACCATCGGGCTTGCCGGGGCGACCGGGGCCGGCAAGTCGACGCTCCTGAAGCTCATTCCCCGGTTCCACGACGTCGACGAGGGGGCAGTCCGGGTCGACGGGACCGACGTCCGGCAGTACGACCTCCAGTCGTTACGGGATACCATCGCCATCGTCGAGCAGAATCCGTACCTGTTCTCGGGGACCGTCGCGGAGAACATCGCCTACGGCGACCGCGAGACCCTTGAGGCCGAGTGGTCGGGAGCCGACGACGGGAGCGCCCGGGCCCAGGTTGAGCGGGCGGCCGAAGCCGCCGCGGCCGACGAGTTCATCGCGGAACTCCCCAGCGGGTACGACACCCAGATAGGCGAGCGGGGCATCAAGCTCTCGGGCGGCCAGCGCCAGCGCCTCGCCATCGCCCGGGCACTGCTCAACGACCCCGAGATCATCGTCTTCGACGAGGCCACCTCCGACGTCGACACGGAGACCGAGGAGCTGATCCAGGAGAGCCTCGAGCGGCTGGTCGAGGAGCGGACCGCGTTCATCATCGCCCACCGGCTCTCGACGATTCGGAACGCCGACGAGGTCGTCGTGATGGATGAGGGCCGTATCGTCGAGCAGGGGGCACACGAGGAACTGGTCGCGAGCGGCGGGACGTACGCGAACCTCTGGCAGGGGCAGGCCGAGGCTCCTTCCGCCGACGACTGA